The following proteins are co-located in the Malus sylvestris chromosome 13, drMalSylv7.2, whole genome shotgun sequence genome:
- the LOC126596718 gene encoding stemmadenine O-acetyltransferase-like, producing MYTLIVLLSTLISSNFLLLNKTFELMKVEVEVISNENIKPSSPTPGHLRHYQFSFLDQMAPQVYNPLLLFYEYNANIHPNITEISNHLKNSLSEALSLFYPLAGRIKDNRFIHCNDEGIPYVEARVLNCTLSDVLSNPNPGELNKFMPFELDDITNPLPFGVQLNIFRCGGFAIGQCISHKIADGLSYFTFSKIWAAIARGEQANIDPPQFLSATLFPPKELNTGFDGGVGITKDRVTKRFVFNASKIETLQAKYEKDMKSLQLKHPTRVETLSAFIWSRYVAATKDCTVNKLYMVIHAVNLRPRFSPPLPQHSFGNLFRFSMTSPLRISYGGQEECDGVVIGEVREAISKIDNEYVKQLQRQGEKHLGLMKKAADNFKRGDMVAVLSFSSYCRFPLYENDFGWGKPAWVGSPALTYKNLVLFMDTKEGDGIEAYVSLEERVMAKFECDSELLSYVSPAGRVLLSCGN from the coding sequence ATGTATACCCTTATTGTTTTGTTATCAACATTAATTAGCTCCAACTTCTTGCTACTAAATAAAACATTCGAGCTGATGAAGGTTGAGGTTGAAGTGATCTCCAATGAGAATATCaaaccatcttctccaactcCTGGCCACCTTCGCCattaccaattttcctttcttgaTCAAATGGCTCCCCAAGTCTACAACCCGTTGCTCCTCTTCTATGAATACAATGCCAATATACATCCCAACATCACTGAAATATCCAACCACCTTAAGAACTCCTTATCCGAGGCCCTATCGCTATTCTACCCGCTAGCCGGTCGAATCAAAGACAACCGCTTCATACATTGCAATGACGAGGGCATCCCCTACGTCGAAGCTCGAGTGCTGAATTGCACTCTCTCTGATGTTCTCAGCAACCCCAACCCTGGTGAACTTAACAAGTTCATGCCATTTGAACTTGATGATATTACCAATCCATTACCCTTTGGGGTCCAGCTCAACATATTTCGGTGTGGAGGGTTTGCTATTGGCCAATGCATTTCTCACAAGATTGCTGATGGGTTGTCCTATTTCACGTTCAGCAAAATTTGGGCAGCCATCGCCCGTGGGGAACAAGCCAACATAGACCCTCCACAATTTTTGTCAGCCACACTCTTCCCACCAAAGGAGTTAAATACTGGATTCGATGGAGGCGTTGGAATCACAAAAGATAGAGTGACAAAGAGGTTCGTGTTCAATGCCTCTAAAATAGAGACCCTCCaagcaaaatatgaaaaagataTGAAAAGCCTCCAACTAAAACACCCCACGCGTGTTGAGACCTTATCCGCTTTCATATGGAGTCGATATGTGGCGGCTACAAAGGATTGTACCGTGAATAAGTTGTACATGGTGATCCATGCAGTGAACCTGCGTCCGCGGTTTAGTCCACCATTGCCTCAACATTCTTTTGGAAATCTTTTTCGTTTTTCCATGACATCACCATTGCGAATCAGTTATGGCGGGCAGGAAGAATGTGATGGGGTGGTGATTGGGGAGGTGCGAGAAGCGATAAGCAAGATTGACAATGAGTACGTGAAGCAATTACAAAGGCAGGGTGAGAAGCACTTGGGTTTGATGAAGAAAGCTGCTGATAATTTCAAGAGAGGAGACATGGTTGCGGTACTTAGCTTCAGTAGCTATTGTAGGTTTCCTCTCTATGAAAATGACTTTGGTTGGGGTAAACCTGCGTGGGTGGGATCACCGGCACTGACCTACAAGAACCTAGTGCTTTTCATGGACACCAAGGAGGGTGATGGAATAGAGGCATATGTTAGCTTGGAGGAGAGAGTCATGGCCAAATTTGAATGTGATAGCGAGTTGCTCTCTTATGTTTCTCCAGCCGGTCGGGTCCTGCTGAGCTGTGGAAATTAA
- the LOC126596712 gene encoding urease-like, with product MKVVPREAEKLSLNNAGFLAQKRLARGLRLNHPEATALIATQILEFVRNGDKSVAELMDIGRQLLGRKQVLPGVHYLLDMVQVEGTFRDGTKLITIHDPISRENGNLELALKDSFLPVPSLDKFPEMEDGKIPGEIIHGGGCIVLNPGRKAILLRVVNQGDRPVQVGSHYHFIEVNPCLVFDRMKSYGMHLNIPAGTAKRFEPGESKHVALVRIGGTRVIRGGNCIVDGSVDDGKLKEVMEAIQAKEFGHEEEPNASEGVAGSDPAFTTVISREAYANMYGPTTGDKVRLGDTNLFAEIEKDFTVYGDESIFGGGKVIREGMGQSCGNHPANSLDTVITNAVIIDYNGIYKADIGIKDGNIFALGKSGNPDVMNGVNMTIGVNTEVIAGEGMIVTAGGIDCHVHFICPQLAYEAISSGITTLVGGGTGPATGTRATTCTPAPLHMKLMLQATDDLPLNFGFTGKGNTAKPEGMHDIVRAGAMGLKLHEDWGSTPAAIDNCLAVGDQYDIQVNIHTDTLNESGFVEHTIAAFKGRTIHTYHSEGAGGGHAPDIIKVCGVKNVLPSSTNPTRPFTSNTIDEHLDMLMVCHHLDKDIPEDVAFAESRIRAETIAAEDILHDMGAISIVSSDSQAMGRIGEVIIRTWQTADKMKSQRGSIEPSGSDNDNFRIKRYIAKYTINPAIVNGFSQYVGSIEVGKLADLVLWKPSFFGAKPEMVIKGGAIAWANMGDPNASIPTPEPVISRPMFGAFGKAGSAHSIAFVSQAAVDNCVKDSYRLDKRVEAVRNVRKLSKLDMKLNDALPNIEVDPETYKVTADGVVLTCSPATTVPLSRNYFMF from the exons ATGAAGGTGGTTCCGAGAGAAGCTGAGAAACTAAGCCTAAACAATGCTGGGTTTTTGGCGCAGAAGCGTCTTGCTCGAGGGTTGAGGCTGAATCACCCAGAAGCTACAGCTCTCATAGCCACACAG attTTGGAGTTCGTTCGAAATGGCGATAAATCTGTGGCGGAGTTGATGGACATTGGGAGACAGCTGCTGGGAAG GAAACAAGTTCTTCCTGGTGTTCACTATCTTTTGGATATGGTGCAG GTTGAAGGGACTTTTCGTGATGGGACCAAGTTAATCACCATTCACGATCCAATTTCTAGGGAGAACGGAAATCTGGAACTAGCTTTGAAGGATTCTTTTCTTCCTG TTCCCTCACTAGACAAGTTTCCTGAAATGGAAGATGGTAAAATTCCGGGTGAAATTATCCATGGAGGTGGTTGTATTGTGCTTAATCCTGGAAGGAAAGCAATACTCCTCAGAGTTGTTAACCAAGGAGACAGGCCGGTTCAG GTTGGCAGTCACTATCACTTTATTGAGGTCAACCCCTGCCTGGTTTTTGATCGAATGAAATCATATGGCATGCACTTGAATATACCAGCTGGAACAGCCAAGAGATTTGAG CCGGGGGAAAGCAAACATGTTGCACTTGTAAGAATTGGAGGTACTAGAGTAATCAGAGGAGGAAATTGCATTGTGGATGGTTCGGTAGATGATGGCAAACTAAAGGAAGTCATGGAAGCCATACAAGCAAAGGAATTTGGACATGAGGAAGAACCAAATGCTAG TGAAGGTGTTGCAGGAAGCGATCCAGCTTTCACCACTGTAATTTCTCGTGAGGCATATGCAAACATGTATGGCCCTACTACTGGTGATAAAGTTCGGCTTGGTGATACCAACTTGTTTGCTGAAATTGAAAAGGATTTTACTGTTTATGGGGATGAATCGATATTTGGAGGTGGTAAAGTTATAAGAGAAGGAATGGGCCAGTCATGTGGGAACCACCCAGCTAATTCATTGGATACGGTTATAACTAATGCTGTGATCATTGATTATAATGGGATATATAAGGCAGATATTGGTATCAAAGATGGTAACATTTTTGCACTTGGAAAGTCAGGCAATCCAGATGTTATGAATGGTGTAAATATGACTATTGGG GTTAACACAGAGGTCATTGCGGGGGAAGGAATGATTGTGACTGCAGGAGGAATAGACTGTCACGTGCACTTCATATGCCCTCAATTAGCATATGAAGCAATATCGAGTG GTATCACAACCTTAGTGGGAGGTGGAACAGGACCTGCTACTGGGACTCGTGCAACAACTTGTACACCAGCCCCATTACACATGAAGTTAATGCTGCAAGCAACTGACGACCTGCCTCTAAATTTTGGATTTACTGGGAAG GGGAACACTGCCAAACCCGAAGGGATGCATGATATAGTAAGGGCTGGGGCAATGGGACTGAAGCTGCATGAGGACTGGGGAAGCACTCCTGCTGCAATCGACAATTGTTTGGCTGTTGGAGATCAATATGACATCCAG GTTAACATCCATACAGACACCTTGAATGAATCTGGATTTGTAGAGCATACAATTGCTGCATTTAAAGGAAGAACTATCCATACTTACCACAG TGAAGGTGCAGGTGGGGGCCATGCTCCAGATATAATCAAAGTCTGCGGTGTGAAAAATGTCCTGCCATCATCAACGAATCCCACACGGCCTTTCACCTCAAATACTATAGATGAGCATCTTGATATGCTG ATGGTTTGCCATCACCTTGACAAGGACATTCCAGAAGATGTAGCTTTTGCTGAATCAAGAATAAGGGCTGAAACAATTGCTGCAGAAGATATTTTGCACGACATGGGGGCAATTAGCATTGTATCTTCTGATTCACAGGCTATGGGTCGCATTGGAGAG GTGATAATCAGAACTTGGCAAACAGCTGACAAGATGAAATCACAAAGAGGGTCGATAGAACCTAGTGGATCCGACAATGACAACTTCCGGATCAAACGATACATCGCAAAGTACACTATAAATCCAGCAATAGTTAATGGATTTTCTCAGTATGTTGGTTCTATTGAG GTGGGGAAGCTGGCTGATCTTGTTCTATGGAAGCCATCGTTCTTTGGCGCAAAACCAGAAATGGTGATCAAAGGTGGTGCAATTGCATGGGCTAATATGGGTGATCCAAATGCAAGCATCCCCACCCCTGAACCG GTTATTTCAAGGCCTATGTTTGGTGCATTTGGCAAGGCTGGTAGTGCTCATTCCATTGCTTTTGTCAGCCAG GCAGCTGTAGATAACTGCGTTAAAGACTCGTATCGCCTTGACAAGAGAGTGGAAGCCGTGCGCAACGTTAGGAAACTCAGCAAACTCGACATGAAGCTCAATGACGCCCTACCAAATATAGAGGTTGATCCGGAAACATACAAGGTAACAGCAGACGGCGTGGTTCTTACCTGCAGTCCAGCCACCACAGTTCCACTATCTCGGAACTACTTCATGTTTTAG